The DNA sequence GTAGTTCTTCTTTCATTGTCTGATCTACCATAAGAAAACTGATCAGTTTTACTCATTCTTTTCCACCTCTGCTCTCTGAAGTTAGGCTTTATTATTCATATTTAGGTCTAAATAAAAGTGATCTGTTTGGGGAGAGTGCTGAGCACTAAATTCTGTTAGAATTAATGTGAATGGCAGATATGTATTCTAGAGATTAATAGATAATGGAATATGTTTTCTATTAGTCTTACTTAAGTTGATGAAAATTTCTTGGGTAGAATTTAGCAACAATAATAAATTGAGCACTGTATTTGTGATGCTGAACTCCCCTTAAAATATGCAATTTCTATCAGCTTCATGAAGAGCTGTACACAGAATATGCttgttatataaaatataacataAATAAGGGATATTAAAAAAGGATAGAATAAtggatatttaaaaaattacaatgtTGCCGAAGTGTAATATTGACAGGAGTGTCAGTTCTTCCAAAGCTAGCAGGCTGCAGTAGGGATCTCCCTCTCTGGCTGGGTTATCCCTATCCCAGCAGGGATAACAAAGAGGAGAGGATTAGCTGGAAATAGCTTCATCCTGACAAGTGAGCTGATCTCTTTTCAAGCCCACAGTGCTGTATTCAGCTTTGTATTCCCAGAGCTGGTAGTTGTTGGGGCTCTAAATAGGAGTAGTGATGGACTCAAGAAATGTATGACCAGAAAAAAAGGATATAAACCCATCACTGCTCCACAAATTACCAATGAGATTTCAGCTGATTTTCAGTTCCAGTCATTGGTTCTTGGTaacaaattgctttttttcaaaagaacttTGAATATCTGGAGACCTGCAAGGCAGGAAAGCCTGGCAGGCTTCACCAGAGTTACTGAGAGCTGCTGTCCATGGAGACACTGAATAAAGAATTggaaaaagccctaaaagtgACCTGAGGAGACAACTGTTCACTTGTCATGCTGTGACAAACCTGATGGATTTTTAATGCTCTTACTGTGCCCATCACTGTTTTATCCACCATAAGAGTGTGAGTTTCTGACTGGTTGGGTACAAGAGAATACAGAACTAACTTTTCAAAGCGGTATTTTGGCTTTTCTCTTCAACCAATTTGCTCTGGCCCCTCTCCACTCCACGTTACAGCTTTCCTGCAGTATGGGATGAGAGAATCAGGGAATCAGTGATGTTGGAAAAGATGTCCAGGACTGAGTCCAAGCCAtgactgatccccaccttgcactgagtgccacatccagtcattccttggacacctccagggatgggcactccaaacctctcTGGGTAGTCCCtgccaatgcctgaccaccctttccatggagaaactcctcctgatatccaacctaaacctcccccaGTACAGCTTGAggtgtttcctcttgtcctgtccctgggagcagagcctggcccaCACTTGGCTCCAATGACCAGGTCCTCCCAGaatctcctttcctccaggctgcaCAACCTGGCACAGTGCTACCAACACCGGGAATTTCCCTAGTACCTCAGAGAGGCTTCTGGGAGTACATTAACAAACAGGCCCGTGTTCAaacccagctctggctggggctGATCGCTGATGTGCAAATCCTGTTGTTTTGCAGGATGACACGGACAGCatctgctgccaggagcagatAAACCGCTCGATCTACTGGGCCGACGGCTTTGTGTTCGTTTACTCCATCACGGACTACGAGAGCTTCCGCGTGCTGCGGCCGCTGCACCAGCACATCCGCAGGATCCACCCCAATGCCAACATCCCCCTGCTGCTCATGGCCAACAAGGGCGACCTGCTGCGGGCCAGGCAGGTGTCCTCCAAGGAAGGGCTGCAGCTGGCCACCGAGCTGGGCGGCACCTACTGCGAGGTGTCGGCGCGGGAGAACTGCGAGGGCGTGCACGAGGCcttccagcagctgtgccaggagctcagcaggagcagcggCAGCTGCAACGGGGAGAAGAGGAGAGGTCTCCACCTGGTGCGGCCCAAGTCGCCCAACATGCAGGACTTGAAAAGGCGTTTGAAGCAGGCTCTGACTTCCAAAGGCAAATCTGCCACCACGCTTTGATGCGGCCGCCCAGGAGTTGTGTTCCGGAGCCCTGGATAAAAAGGCAACAAGCTGGGAAAAAGGGGCATCAATTCAACCATCGAATTGTGTGAGAGAATCTCAGGTCCTGTGGGAGACTCTTTTTTTGGTCTTCACATCTTCCTCCAAAAGTCCCTTCTCGTTCAGCAAAGGAACTCGCAGAATTTACTTTCTGGGGCAGGGATTTCAAAActgtggtttaaaaaaagagattgtCCCAAATTCATTCtatcttgggtttttttagaaaggGGTGCAGTCAAATGTCTTGGTGTTAAAAAGTGGGTtttgttaatgaaaataatgaaatcctGCTCTTAAGAGATATGACTTGCCTTGGGAATGGTTGTGTTCCCAAACACAGGCAGTgaactgcagcaggacatgagGAGAGCAACGGGAGCTGTACTGAGCAAGAATAATGGACAAGACCTGCTTGACTGCAagactggaaaataaatgaattcaTTCATTTAAATGAAGAGCATAAATAGTGAAAAGAATTAATTGAAAGAATGAGTTCTGAGCAATGAGGAGAGATTTGTACATATGCAAACTTAAGCCTTACAGTGGCTCTCtaaagggagatttttttttttaatcactattttttcagattatttttgtttaaaagcacAGTGACTGCTTTTGGAAGTGATTATTTTGGCAAAATACAAACTTGTGGCAGTGTTTTGTTGTCAGTTTCTCCAtggcatttctcatttttatgaaGGTTTCTTACatggcaaaagggaaaaatagatCAGAGTGATTTAAAACCTGCCAAAAAATGGACTTCACTGATCAAAAGCAAGGAAGTCACCTAAAactcttcatctttttttccccaaaccagTTAGACTTCAAgttcaaaatgcttttaaagaaacaaagcctTCACATGAAACATATTTACATCATTAGGTCTGGGggttttttaagaagaaaaggtTTTATGATGCCTGAAATTTTTGGCTTTGggaattcattattttcttgtttgagTGTTTGTTAAACCCAGACTTCCCTTAACAgctcccagagcatcccagccTGTCAGGACACTTCCCAGTGGCAGCATCTGCTTGTGCCTCAGCACGTCCAAGGATTTGGGGCTGCATCCCATGAACTGATTTATGGAACCAATAACAACACTACAGAGCTCCCAGCACTCTGTTCTCAGTGAGAGTGGGGAGGAACAGGCTTGGACCGTGTAAAATTCATGAAACACCAACCTCTTCTTCAAACAGAGCAGATGAGCAATGCAAGCACCATGAAATGAAGTCAAGCTCAGTGATTTATACTCAGGGACACTGGAGGGAAACCCGAGTTTGATGGAGATGGAAAAACACTCCCAGCTGCAGTTTCATCCGGCAAGACTGAGCTAAATCAACCTTTTCCTCATTAGGAGCAGCAAAAATGGAAATGGAGTCTGATGAGTATTTGTATAGCTCAGGGctttaaaatgtactttgcatttttcatttccctATATTAGACAGCTCTAGCCATGATTTTATCACCTGGATTTGCCTTATCTCCAGCTcactttctgttttatttattgttttccaCAGCTGCTCATCTGAGAATGTCTTGTGTTCTGATTCATTTAAGAGTCTTTCATTCCCACAAATGCTCTGCACCtggttttaaattcagtttcaaGTGGTATTAGGAGGGGAAAAGTTGGATCATCCAAAAAGGGACTCAAATTATATCAGGGAATTTTTACTTTGGCCTATGCTTAATTAACAGTTCGGTGTTTGAGCAGTGTCATTAATCATCCCAGGCACTTTGGTATTTATGGTATGAAATttcaatgttttaaattaataatagcACAGCTCAAATAGTGAATGTGAAAATTCAATAACTCAAATATTGAATCTAGAGATTCAATGGCTCAAATATTGAGTCTAAAGATTCAATAACAAGGAGTAGAGCAGTTTGCAAGACACAAAgaaactgaagtatttttatgtTGGAAAAATGATCACCAATTTTGAATAGCAATTAACAATTTTGCCACTCCAGTACTGTATAAAAAGGGCTAAATTTGCTGAAGACATTTTGCTGATATTGATTTTTTTGCAACTTCCTTCAGCTCAAATCCTTTCTAATTTGGGAAGAAATGTCACCAAAATTCAAACCTGTCAATGTTTTAGTTTCGTTAGTGACTAATAAAAACATGCAAGGTCTTCCCTAAGTAGTGAATAAAATGGCTTCTTTATGTGtcacatatttaaatattctttgttTACACTAAAATCTattgttttcccttcttgcaACCTAAGACACCCTGCTTTGGAAATATTCCTTATGTAAGGAAATACTCCTTATGCAAATAAGTATTCCCACTTTCCTGTGgggggtgggaaaaaaaaaatctacattttggCTAAAGCCAAAAAAGATTGAAACATTTAAGTCTTCTCTTAGGTACTAACATGTGGCAAACATTTATTCTGCTACAGAAACTTTAgtatttcttttgttcattGACCAGGAGTACAAATACTGGTTTAAAGCCAGGACTAACCATCAACAGAAGGCAATAAagctcagtatttttatttggggtgcagcagctgagccccagGACACCTCACTGTGCCCCAGAGGCAAGGCTGAATGGCAGCACAAAAAGCAGGGTGAAAAGAATGCTATAGAATTAAGTGCCTAAAAATAATCCTGCACAAGATCAAAGTTTAGTCATGTAGAACCTGATCCTGAATTAGAAACTTCAGGCTGTCAGGGAAAAACATGTATTCTACTGAAGCTTTAAAATTAACCCTCTAGAGAGAAAGTACTGCCATAAAGCCaagaggggagagggaaaacaaagaTTTGAGAGTGTGGGGTGATTTTTGGATATCAAAGAAAATTCTCCTCTCAGTTCTATTGATTTAGTCCAGATTAACTCCACTGGAATCAATACCAACAGCAGTGAACTGTAGAAttccttcttttaattttttttcttatccctCATCATTCTCCTGGGCATTTTAAATCTTTGTGCACCATCTGGTTTTCAAGATGGTTTTACAGCTGGGTTTACTTGGGCACAAAGCAGTTGAGTGATTTGCCCCAAGGTTACACAGCTGAGCAAGTACTTGAGAGGAACTCCAACCCTGTGTCCTTTGTAATTAATTCCCAACTCTCTACAACAGCTCTCAGACCTTACACCTCCCTCAAGGTATGCACAAAGCACAGTTGTATTGCACAGGAATGTAATTAAAAGTTGGGAAAAGTCTCTTAAATTTCACCTGTGTTAGGGACTGAGCAAAGTCTCATTGAGAGGCTAGCACCTCACAATTACACCAAGACAGGCTGGGGAGCCACTGAAGATATTTGTTAATggttatttctgtgtttgtgtcaGCTGCATCTTGGCCAGATCCCTTAATCTGAGTTACTCTGCCCATAGGTCACAGATAGCTGTCATACACTTCAGCATACCTGGGATAGAATCACCAAGGAGAAATAAAGGAATTGCCTCCATTTGCATAGGGATGGCTGAAATATTTACATCTGCACTCACATCTTGCTTCTGCATTCCTTCATTGTTGTTTGGATCCCAAATTTTCACAGAGGATAAAACCAGGAAATTCAGGTCCTGATTTCAGGGAACTGCtcagacagaaatatttgtattcagggtacctggctgctcccaggatTTGTGTCAGGTGTACAAATGAAGAAGGAATAATTTTTGAGACATCAAAAGAAACTTGCTCTGTACCAGAAAACAGTTGTCTAATTGTTTTCCAAGGCAAGCTGGGTGGCTGCCAGCTGATTGTTACTGCTGGATTTCCCTCTGCCCACTGGCAAAGTAGATTTGGGGTCAGAATCCactgctgtgtttgcagagcCTGCACATGGCCCTGAGGCAGCAGAACACAATGAAATATTTGCTAATATTTTATGTTCATGGGTTCTCAGAGGTCTGCTTAACTGTGCCTGTCTCCTCTGGGGCTCACACAGGAAAACCACAGAATTAAAGTTAAAAAATCTCCAGCTTCACTTTGAAAGCTCAAAAGCAGGGACAATGGGGTAGAGAAGATGATCCAATCTATCACTAATGGAGACAAAGCAAGACTCTTCCTTTGATAATTTCTCACTGGCTCTGCCCTCCTTGCCCCTTTCCATTCATGCCTTTGTTCTCATTTCACTTAGCAAGCAAAaacttctgcatttcttcttcctttgcctTAGAAACATACTTTTGCTGGCtagtttaaaatttatttccaaatatttgaaCTCTAAACACATTTTATAACAAAAGAAGAGTGTCTACTTAGTCTTTTGACCTTATTTACctaaagcattttaaagcacaGCTACAACTCTGTGCTTTGAATTCCTGCCACTTCTCCCCAAGAGCTCTCACTGGCTTAGCCCAAtatttcctccccttttttGTGCTTACAATGTTGGGCTTATTCATGTTGCAGAGTCATTGCTTACTTAAACCTGTTCAGTTCTTAAATTTTGCTGCTCTCCTCTGAAATCCCTTCCATTTAATCAGACAGATTCTCTTTCTAAGCAGCTGTGCAACTGGAAAAGGAGCTCAGAACAGCTGGTGATTTTCTGCTCTGTCAGATTTTAGCCCATTATTGAAGATTTTGGAATAAACAGGAGCATGGAAAATGATGCAGCAAACCCACTTCTTGTCTCCCTTCATCTGTATCTGGTGCAATAATTTTATCTGTCATGAAGTGGACAAAGTTCATCCTAAATGATAATGCTTTTTCCTACAGATGGAAAAACACCAAATATGAAGCAGAGAGCTGAGCTGATGGACTGTAAACCCTGGGATCCAATTCATTCAGGAGCTGTCACACCAATCTTCTCTTTTTTAGAAGatacattttttacattttccctCTTATCCAAAAGGGTTTCGAGACAGAGCCTCTGCATCTCATCACACAGACACTTCCCATCCCCTCCAGCAGGTCAGGGGAAGCTGCACATTTTCCAGGGATGATGGGTGAAAATATGCATGTCTGTGCTGTTATGAGGGATGATTGTGGAGACTGTTCCTAAGGAcgtttttcttctctctggcCAGTAATGCAGAACACTCACAATCAGTGACCGGTCATTTGGAAAAGATATGAGGGGGGTTTGTGCTGAATCTGGAGACACTCTGTACCTTCTCTGATGGTTAGAAAGCTCACCAGATAAGCAGAGGTTGGGTTCTTTCTGAGGCTGCCTTTGAACTCTCACAGAGAGAGctgaattatttcacttttgaTTGTGATCCAGGTTTCCAGATGCTTGCAGAGGCCACCACTCTTTGCTGTTCTGCACTGTATTTCACTTCAAAACCCAGTATTTTCCTTTGCCATGATGAAAAAGCTAATTTGGAATCTCGCATTAATAATGTAACAGCCTATTCTCTTGATTCCCTGTTTTTGATGAAGGTCATGGCTTTGCATTTGTTGGGGACCTGAACTCAAACTCATGCTCTTCAGCAAAGGTGTTTGGCCAgtttacccagagaagctgtggctgcccctggatccctggctgtgtcccaggccaggctggacaggacttgaagcaacctgggatagtgggagctgtccctgccaagggcagggggtgggactggatgggatttaaggtcccttccaacccgaaccattccatgactctgtgGTTTTGAATGAACAAGACTCTTCATTCTTTACCCAGCAGGACAAGGCACACCCCAGCAGTTCTGTGACTGTCAGCAAAGAGCACTGGAATGAGGGAATAAACGAGGAATCCAATCTTTGAATTAGTCTCCCTTATTTTCCATAAGGGAGACTGACTCTCCCTCAAGCTCTGGAAAAGGTGAGGGGCTGGTTGTGCTCCTGGATGTAGAGGAAGTGATGGTGGCAATTCTGCCTCTGCAGTCTGTGTTCCAATCCCTCCATCTGGGAATGGTGGCAAAGGTCAGCATCTGTAGGAACCTCCCAAATGCCCAAAGGAAGGTTACTGGGAACTATCAGCTCTCTGAGGCTGAACCAAAGTGTTGTTTCTGTGAACTACGCATCTGGAGATGCCTTGCTGAAAAGGAAACCCAGAACCCAAGCCTGGGAGAGCCATGAGTGTTTCCCATCCACATCCCTTGGGAGCAGTGGTGAAAACCTGACGTCTTCATCACCTTCCAGCCCATGTGGTTCCACCAGGCCAATGTCAAAGTCACTTCTGCTCCTGAAGGACTGCCATGgtgctgctgttcccagtgcAAACACTGGGAATGGAGGGTTGGAGTTGCCCTTCTCATCCACCCTTTCAGCTGCCAAGACCACCTATGAAGTGCAGAACCCTAGAGCTAGCACCAGATACCAAATATATCTGACAAGTGTTCATCAGTCtgtgctggagaggaggagctggCTCTCAGGAGAGCCTTAAACTGCCAAAAGAGCAGCTTTTAAAGCCCAGAATACATATTTGTGTCAGGCCTGTGAAATGATACATTTTATATGTAAGTGCTATTCTGTGGGAGTTATTTATTAGGCAGctttaaagaaagcaagaaattttgtttctaaatcCTGAGTGCCAATCATTGAAAGTCCTCATTTTATCTGTTTTTGTAGCTTTAATTTTAGCCATTTGCACTTCTGAACCTCAAACTGTGGAATGAAGTGAAACACATGGAGCCAGAGGTTCATCTCTTTATACATTTGGAAATGCACATTTTCACTACACTGCAAATACATCTCAGTATGGGAAGAATCAAAAATCTTGAGTAGGGCTGAGAGAATATGTTCACTTTGCCAAGTCCAGACACTGCTGAATTCCACTGCTGTGGCTTCTGGGAAGAGCCACCGGTGAGACAAGAACAGACATTTAAAAACCATCAATGCTCATCACCCACTTACACATAGTTTGCAAGGAGTTTGAAAGCCAAGGCATCCCAGGATGAGGGGAAAGGCTCTCAAAGGGTTAAATGCTTCCTGCCTTTAATCTAGAATCACGTAATGTGGAATGAATGCTTCAGCTCAAACTGTTTCCTCACTCTGACAGTTTCATGGTGTGAGGTCAAAGTGTGGGAGAgatgggagaggagagggggagCATGGAGTGGTGAGCTGCTAAATCCAGAGAGACACatccagagaaataaaaaagatggattctccagcagcctcagcccagcTGGGATGGCTATGATGGAGCCATGGGTAAATGTGTGGGACTTTAAGGACTtcctgctctgggctccctctgcttctcccttgtgttcctgctcagctctgggcacTGTTCCCACGCCACGCTGCAAAATGTGCCTCGAGTTTCTCACAGTGGCTCTGCCTGGACACAAAGTGCAGCTCCAGTCCTTCCTGCACCCTGCACATGCAGGAGATGGGATTCCTTTGGGGATACTGCtggctgtatttattttcccttcctgtgTGGACGTTTCCTATGCAACCAGGTCCGTTCTGTGCACCAAAGCGCTCTACCCAGTGCAGAAAAGTTCAATTTAAAGcagatttcaaattaatttgatttttttggacCGACCATCACTTCTTACACCAAGAGTGGTCTGGTTTGATTTCACTTGCAGGCCCTCCTACAAGGACAAAACACTCAGTCATGGCTGTCTCCATGTCAAAATGCATTTCTACAGATAAGTGCACCacatttgtctttttccttgTAGTTTTCACCTACTCTGCCAGGGGCAAAAGTTTTCCTTTGGAGAATTATTGAAGTTTTTGCCCATCAACATAAACTTCTAATCACTGATACAAGGATTGagagtaaaagaaaacataaacaaTTACACAAACACTTAATTAAATGCATTACAGGCCTTCACTCTTAAGCCAAGCACAACAGTCTTGACCTCCCTGTTTTCACCCCGGGTTACTCAGCCCACCCcaaatccttgtttttcttccttaaacaTATCTGAGCAAGGGCACCACGTGCTCCTTTGTGGGACTGATGTTTTGGCATGTGATGGGGTGTGACAGGAACATGGTCTCCCCCAGTGGTcacctctgcagcccccagctgcaCTAACTGGCTGCTTGCACATCAGTGCAGTGACCCCACAATTTATGCCCAATCCACTCCTCCCAAGGAGTAAAGGTAAGGACATCCCCTCCCCAACCCATGGTAGGAACACAGAGACATTCAGTAATCAGCCTGCTGCTGAGAATAGTAAATTCTGCATCTTCCCACCAAATGATAACAAATGTCTGAAGGGAATCAGCTGACAAATCCTCTTGCTCAACACCACTCGTCCCTAAGCTGcgtgaaaaaaacaaactcctttCATGGCAGGAAATCCTCAGGCCAGTTTGTCACCAGGATTCAGACAGATTTAAATAAGAGACCTGCCAGCAGTGGATTTTGAGTGGTGAATGATACAGCCAGAAAAGCTGGACAGCAAGCATTTCTGTGGGCTGAGAGGTACAAATCCTATTTTTAAGATAGACATGGGTTCTAATGCTTTCAGGATAAAGATGGAGGCTAAAGATGCAGTAGGATTCTAGAACTCTTTTTAGGAGTGATTTAAGAAAAGGTCAAACTCCTGCCCACCGCTCCAAACATTCTATTTCTAAAATGGGCCACATAAAAATTCCCTAGGCCAGACCTGCCCGTTTTCAGCATCCGGCTTCAGCCTTCGAACAGAACTGGAAGATCCtaatttaaatctcttttttagTGCTTCTCTGTGTATTTTGGAATGTCCTTTATGGGACACTAGCAGTTTCTCTGATCCCATGTCTTCACATTCCCTGTGTGTTGGGCATGTTTTCCTGCTGGTACAGTGTAATCCAAGGGGCCAGGAGCACTGCAGAATGGTTGTCCCACCCCTGTGCTTCAGTTccagtgaaattaaaattattttttccttcctttgcaaAGTGTTTCGAGATCTATTGATCAAAACCCCTGTGTGCAAGCCAGGTGTCAGAGTGTTTTTAATATTCAATTGCTGCTCCCTTGTGCAGGAGAAGAGCTGATGGTTTGTTATTAATGGGGCAGGAAGTAGGGATTAAACTTTGCTCTCTAATTACAAACAAAGGCTATAAGAGCTCTGTAGCTTCTGGATAAACCTAGGAATGAGCAACTGTTTCTAAGGCAAGTGAATCCCAGAAGCAGAAACCCAGATTGATGTCTCACAGGGAGCTGAATTAAAACAAGGTCGGGTTGTCAGGCTGCCTCCTCTTCACCTTGTGAATATTCTCCAAGGGAGGGATCTGGAATATAACTGCTCTGATGCAGGGTTTCCTGTTGCAAAtgctctctgcagcctgggatttttttcaatatgtGCCTAAGCCACATTTTTGAGTGGTGTAAATTGCCATAGCATCACGAGAGTTTTGGGGATCAAAAGAAATCCTGGCTTTTGTTAGCTGAAGGTTTAACCCAGACTGAAAATCATCCCTAGCAAAAGCCATCTCTGAGGCTGGGGAGGCAGTTCCACCCATCTCCCAAAACCCAGAGTACAACTGCAATtgcagggagagctgtgcagggcagccTTGGAATCTTCTGGGTGTCTCCATGAAATCACACGGAAAAAGTTTCAGAGCTGTGTAAACAAAACTCTGCCCATTCAGTGGCCTCGCTGATTTGCTTTAAACTCCTCGTGCATATTTTGCATTCACTTTCCAGGAATAGCCCAGTGAGATTCACTCTGGCCCAAGAATTCCTGGCCACTGGGATTGATGTCTTTGGGATATCCAGTTCCCTTTTGTGCAGCGCCAGATGGCTACAAGGGATGTGGGAGCCCTGATCCACCTGTGGGCCATGGGACTATCACATAACAAATCTGATACTGCAGCAACAGCCAAATGGATTATTTATAGGTGCATATAGGTTCTATATGGTACAGAAGGTCGTGGGGTCCTGCTGGTACATCCAGAGAGAGCAGCCACGCCAGGCCCAGCCCTGCAAGCTGCAGAGATCCCTTAGCAGAAAGCTGCATTCTAATTAACAATTCCGGCTGCAAAATGCAGCCCTGTGCtaacacagccctgctgctcccagtctGGGAGCTGGTTTGGTCAGAATTCCCTGGGGACTCACTGCCCCACGCTCCATTGTGTGATGTGGCCGTGCCCTTggagctgcacagctgggaaTTTGCTCTGGAAAGGCTGCACACTCACCCGCCTGCCGCAGCAACAATGCAATGGGATTTTTCTCTAAGTGCTCATAATTAACAAAGCACAACCCATGTAatcacccagccctgctcaacATCAATGGAAAAATACACAGACCAAGAATTACCTCCCCACTGCTTTTGAATGGCACAATAAAGTAAATAATCTGACCACAAGAATTCAGGGAGCGAAACAAAGCCtgaacccagcagcagcagcatctccctgccTTTAAAGCTCGAGCAGGGTTTAAAAGATGCTCTCTGCTATGAGCAGCTTTCCAAGTGCTGCACACTTGCTGTGCCATGAGCAGGAGATGTGGCAGTGTCCTGGGATCATCCCAGCTCACCAAACATCTTCATTTATTGCAACATCAGTgatggcaggagctgtgcctgcccagaAATCCAGGCCCCAGAAAGAGCTCTCgcataaaaataaacaggacTCTCTTGGGCTGTTACTTAGCAGGGCATAAAAGCAACTGAGGAGATACTGATTAAACTGGTCATGGAAAATTTGGGTCATActatttaaattcagttttctggtTATGTTCCTTCTTTGGtgtgcctccctccctctgctgtTTCAGATGCTGAAGGCAACTACATAAGCACCAAGATCTATGAGTGCTCTTCTGACTCTTCACACCAAATTTACCTCTCAATCTTGCAGTGAGTCCAGATACTCCAAAAAGAGATCATCACTACCTGTGAAGAAAagagctggaaataaaatgaactATAAGGAGCCACTTGGCCCAATCCATCATGGCatccaaacattttaaaaacatgaactTACTACCATCATATTTCAAGCAATTATAGAGAAAAGAAtccaaaaaagacaaaaagaaccTTGCCAGTGTCAACCTGTTTTTCTATTAGTACTTCTGTGTGCATGAGAtttcttgaataattttttgCCTTGAAATTCCAccctcttttaaaaaagataatttaactTGAATTCTAAGAAGTAGAAAAGAGGAGTTAGAACACTGTCTGGTGCTACAGTTGTGGTTCCCAGATCACTGATGTTTTACAGGGCCATGCGAAAAGacctgcagctgccctgcagaacCACACTGTCTTTTTCAATCTTTCAGCTGAAAATGCTGGGCAGGTGCATGGCAGTCCTTTCTTTCTGGCTAAAAGCATTCTATAGCCTCCCAAATCTAAGCA is a window from the Vidua macroura isolate BioBank_ID:100142 chromosome 14, ASM2450914v1, whole genome shotgun sequence genome containing:
- the LOC128814386 gene encoding ras-like protein family member 11A-like, which produces MLLIPEDTMSQYSTNFLLLPIPEYPALDCAPNKIIKLVVLGGSSVGKTALVVRFLTKRFIGDYEANTGALYSRKFTIDGEQISLQVQDTPFVSLEDDTDSICCQEQINRSIYWADGFVFVYSITDYESFRVLRPLHQHIRRIHPNANIPLLLMANKGDLLRARQVSSKEGLQLATELGGTYCEVSARENCEGVHEAFQQLCQELSRSSGSCNGEKRRGLHLVRPKSPNMQDLKRRLKQALTSKGKSATTL